The sequence below is a genomic window from Euwallacea similis isolate ESF13 chromosome 1, ESF131.1, whole genome shotgun sequence.
CACTACTGGTGTACCCTTGTATAGATATCATATTAGGGACTAATGGCCTAAACGATTAGGactgtaataaataaaaaatcctttgAAACTAAACTTTGTGAAATACTTTCGAATTTTAGTTGATTTATAAGTTTGGTTCGCGTTTCATCAGCCCGTAATCAAAATCACTGCCATATGCACCGCCTAAACATAGACCGTCTCTAGCTAAACTACGCTTAAAAGGCCAAATAATGCAGGCGATACacagaaaaatgtcaaaattgtcTAGTTAAACCTCGTTTAGATAGTAAACACATGGTGCAAATAGCGGTAAGTATGGCAGCACagtttttgtttgtgtttCTCGTCTTTGTCAAACTGTCAAATCATGTCAATACGATGTCATTAACAATGCCtaatcataattaaaacaattgaTAAGTGCAAGCATCTCACTTCTGACAATAGGAGTTTTCAGAAAGACCAATCTAAATGGGGTAGATCCTGACCAACTGATTTCCAACTAATTGGATTGGCTAGATATCATCGTACTTCAATCCGATTGGTTAAAAATCAACTGATAGAGATCAATTCGACCATCTCGTTTGGAAAGGGTTTTTTTCAACATTATCAAGAATTCATGAACTGGCAACGTCGATcgtctttattattattcttttgaTAGTATCTATATTAATTATACAGCAGAGAATATAGTATAGATACATTGAAAATAGGACTTATACTGCATAGTATACTGTTTTGTTAATTTGTGTTATCCGAATATGTTATATTTTAGAGGTAGATttaccattttaattttttcaataataattgttaacgTTAATGCACTAAACGAAGAAGACGAAGGAGTTAAATATGCAAATCGATGTGAAGGTAAATCAAACTTCCCAGTATTTCGAACGTGCATAGATATTTACCGCAGTTTCAGGCCTTAAAACCGAATTTGCAATCATAATTATGTTGTTTATTCAACTATCTCTTTATTTTAGTCTGTAAAATATTAGCCATAGAACTCCAGAGCAGGTTGGAAGAGACGGGAAAAACTCACGATGTAATAGAAACTGGGTACTCGCTTGATGACATTAAacccaaaaagaaaaaagaatacAAAAAATCAGAACTTCGGCTAATCGAATCTCTTGATGGGGTCTGTGATCGTATATTGGAATATAATATTCATAAGGAGCGTGAGGACAGCACGAGGTTTGCTAAGGGCATGAGCCAAACATTTCAAACTCTGCATGGTTTAGTCAACAAAGGGGTGAAAGTTGAGCTAGGGATCCCTTATGAGCTGTGGGACAAACCAAGTGTTGAAGTTACTAATATGAAAACACAGGTTAGTTTTAGTTTTACCTTTATTAAGTGCTGTTAGCTTTAATTGCAAGCTGGTAAAACTCAATATAACAATCTTTCCTAGTGTGAAACTCTTCTTGAAGACAACGAGGCATTTATAGAAGAATGGTACTTTCAACATGAGAATGGAGGAGAACCATTAAAGACTTACTTGTGTGAAAAGATTGTGTTAAAAGGGCAGGATACCAAATGTTTAAAAGAACATTTGAAAGGGGACACAGATGAAGAGAAaccaaaaattgataaaatatctAAGAAGAAAAACCGTAAGGAAAATAGTGACTCGACCACTGAAAAACACGAACTCTAAGtatgtgatattttttaatttcaataggCATTGGTAAATGTAAGTTACCTGACCTGATACATTCCAGGTCTTTGTCATTGTgggtataataaaatttttatataaaagtttaaagCCAAAAATAATGCCatattcaacaataaataagtttaatttttgaatattgcaacaacattttacaaatcatttttttgaaCCTCCAGGTTGTCTCTTGGTTGTTACTTTTCCTCTCAGCACTCGCATCCTCTCCATCTCCTCTTTAAAATCTTGGTGTTCATCCCTGTAAAGTCCATAGTATCGTAACTTCATCATCAATTTGCCTGTCTCAACATGCCGAGGATAGTATGCATAAACATCTCTCCGGAGATTCACTGGATGTTCACTAAAGGTATTAGAGGATGTAAGTATATACTCAATTCACAGGTGTCAagacaaatgttcaaaaataaattatatgtgAAGTGATTGAGATTTTTCCTACCTGAAAAGCTTCACCACTTTCATAGATTTCTGGTTAGTTGGCCTAACAGGTTCCCCAAATATTCGATTGCTTAGGCGGGTCATTCGTCGTGCATATTCAGTCGTTTGCTTCATTAAATCGGAATACTTTACGTAATTGCTCATATTACTTGGTTGCAAGTGATACAAAGTGGATGATCAATTTTAActgtaagattttttaattacacaaTGAGCTCACTTGCGAGGGCCGTAAACATGCAGAAAACGAAGGTATGTGGATCGTAATAgcgaaaataaatacaatgaAGGTTATGGCTTTTGTTTGGTTCATTGAGCCTTTGACTATAGACCTTTTCGTAAACGGTGATCTGGATCGAATTGGTTCCCATCAGCTGATTTTCAACCAATCAAATTGATTATCGGCCCCTGATGATAGCCGCCTAATCCGATTGGTTGAAAATCTGATGGCGCGCAATCCAATCCAAATCGTTGTTTCCAAAAAAGCCTAAACCCTAAccttaattttaatgtttttgttttttctatattGTTGTTTATGAAATATTAGGAATTTCGTAATCATTTATAtaccgtgcggctctaaattgtcccTCTACCTCCTCCCCCccttgttaactttttaacaaattattattttttgtaaattcaaaagcagcattaaataggattaaaaaatcttttgatgtattttttatttatttttttcaacgtTGCTTACGTAACTGGTAGCACAAaattatcgattttttaaaattgaaacatgagTCAAGtgacatttcaaattaaaggtctttcaaaattacattcaatTGTGTTTCGTGATTCAACATTCaatgattagtttttgagaaaaagaggtataaattggataaaaaatacaatgcAAACTCTGTTAAATaatacgtaaacaatgaaaaaacccgtttgttgataggaaattggtttgttttgttgttcatagttgttgattatttttctttataaataatttttttttaagaaagacTTGTTTGTGAGtgtaaaatggaaaacatcaattttctaGCAACAAACATGtcttttcattgtttacgtactatttaattgagtttgtattacattttttatcaaattatatatctgtttttctcaaaaactaatcgatggATTTTGAATCGTAATATATAATTAAGTGTTGTTTTGAAAgatctttaatttgaggtattacttgatttatatttcaaattaaaaaaatcggccattttgcgcTACCAgtgacgtaagcaacatttaaaaatataaacaaacgtcaaaagatagtattttttgtcctatttaatgctacttttgaatttacaaaaaataataatttgttaaaaagttaacaaggGTGGGAGGGAGGTAAAgggacaatttagagccgcactgtatatacaaaatgttttatctGATACTATTGTTATCAAAGCACGCAGAATGTTGTATGCTATAGGGTATAGTATCTTGGTAACAAGAGGTATTACATTGGTGAGTGTTagtgatatttaatattaatatttttctgtgGTAAAccacatttttgtttataataacTGTAATGAAATATATTGTACTTAATATATTAGGGTGAGTGTAGTTACATACATCTTACATAAATGGATAATGATAGATAGTCTACTTTATCATATGATCTTTTCCATGTATAGTGCTGGTATTCaattatttgatttgttaGAAGcttttttgagaattaaaaaagacaACTTCTTCAAATTTGGCATATGATAAGTAATGTGCTATCTTAAGATGGcaacaaaaattaagtatATTCAGTGCATTTGTTATGTTTACTGTGGTTGTGTCACTATATTATACTAGCTAAAAACTTCCTTCCCTCCATCGAATTGCTGCTATTAATTATGGAGAAACTGTTAATATAAAtaggaaaacataaaaaaaagttttatccCAGTATTAGTACATTTTGATATAAGTAATGTTGctaaaagtaagaaaataattatagcAACACAATAATCTACTATCGGTATGATGggaatcatcctgtataatagTGATTCATTAATATGTGTATATAGAGCATTGTTATTGTAGTTACCATATCTCTGTTTCAAGTGAATTGTCATCTGACAgacacaattttatttacaacattATCATTTTCCAACAgcagaaattgaaaaatgattcCTAGTTTCACTCAGTGCCGACCTATTGTGAAATACTCTGATATTGAAGACTGCCTTACAAATCCACCCGAATGGGTAAAACAAGTGCAACCTCTAAGAGAGCGTTCCAGCCATATAATCAAAAATGCTCTATCAGATTGTCATTGCACTGATAACATGTTTGGGCTAAGGCCACGAATTGATTATAGGACTGCACCAAAAACGTTAGTTTGTCATGATTACAAAGGGGGATATCTGGCAGATTCGTAAGTACTTCCATTGAACATTAAATgtgtttgaacatttttctgtGTATCTCCTTAGGTATGTGCCATTTGATGATTTTGAAGACAAAACATTAGCCTCTGATGGTTACACTTTTTACAACTGGTCTCAAATAGATTACTTTGTGTACTTTAGCcattattttataacaattcCGCCATTAGCATGGATCAATGCAGGACATAGAAATGGCGTTAAAGTATTAGGTTGGCAgcactaaaaaattttattaaaacttatattcTGTCAAATACTTGCAGGCACCATAATCACTGAGAACCAAGATGGggttaaaatttgtaatgaaGAGATCTTCAATAATCACGATCAAATGAAAGAATTTGTCTATCGTCTTACTGAAATTCAAAAGATGTTTGGCTTTGATGGATGGTTActaaacattgaaaattcaGTACAAAACCCTGAACTTCTAAgggattttgttgaaattttgacCTTGCAGACTCATCAGCAAAGTAGTGAAAACGTTATTATTTGGTATGATAGTGTAACAAGAGATGGAAACCTTAAGTGGCAGGATCAACTAAATAATCTAAATAGGTGGGGCTTGTCTTCAGTGTCTagtaaattgataattataatactaaaatattttagatgtttCTTTGATTGTTGTGATGGCATATTTTTGAACTATTCTTGGAACGAAGAGAAATTGCAAAACACCGCAGCTCTAGCAAGGGCAAGGCAATTCGACGTTTTCGTAGGGGTTGATGTATTTGGTCGTAACATGTTTGGTGGAGGGCAGTTTAACACCTACAAGGTATTATTTCAACTCTTGATTTCATTAATCTCTGGTTGTGTCTTTAAgtaggtaaatatttaatttttcaggcCGCACAAATAATAAGGAAATACAATTTGTCAATGGCAATATTCGCTCCTGGATGGACTCATGAAACAATGACGAAAACAGATGAGAAGGcaaatttttgtacatttttgaaCAGAGATGATGCTCTTTGGGCCACTTTATGGCCCTATCTGTATACTCACCcaataaacgatttttttgAGACGGATTTTCATATTGGTTTAGATTTTGTAAATCATATTGAGAATATTTtagataacaaattaaaatgaatattttttagaataattacaACCTTTATATCCAGAAGCTTCAAACCTCGCGGGTTTTGAGCCCGGAGGACTTAACTTCCTTCACTGACTTCCCACACAACAATATCAGCGACTGTTATTGCCTGAAAAGAGCATATTGGAATTCGAGGAACGTTTGCTGTATTTCAGATGAgaaattatctgaaaaaaacattttaggaAAGTTTATTCATAGATTATTTTCCTGCGATATCAAATTGAGCGGGAGAATTGGGGCCTTTTGTCtgacaaaaaaacttaacgTTGCAGAGTCAACAGTTGTTGACATATCCATGTTGACTTGTTTTAAAAGCGGTTCAGTGAGAACTGTTCATTTGCTTGGTGAGCTCAatctaaagaagaaaaatcagcAAGAAGATCAATAATGGTTTTAGGTCAACGCAAAGCGTTGCCTGTTGACAATTCGTCCTGTTTGGAGGTTACGCCACTCACTGATAAGGAGGTTATCTATaacaattacttaaataatatagccaaacgattttttaaagttttgagCAAGTCAAAAGATAAAGGATCTATAATTTTGAGGTAAGAATTAACACAGTAGGTGTGCAAGGCTTCCTCTCGATTGCAGTGTTGTCTGAACATTGCTCTAATAACCTGAGCAGTGACTTGGAAAGGTTCTGCAGGAAAGGTgtcttttttttgttgtgtcttcaaaaatatagacagaaaaaataaacatgaaaatgttaaatgttcaTTACTGTAGCGGCACTCACGCTCCTCTCAAATCaagctcaaaatttaatacgtCGAAAAGTAATCAAGATGCTCTATCGCCAGGACGCCGCACTCATTGGAGTATGAGCATTGCTCGACCTATCGCTTGAAACGcactttaattaataactttgtGTCTGAAACTTTTCTAATCTGTATAGGGGCAGTGAAATATAGTGTCTAAATAGAGCAGGAACAGTTTGCGTAagtcaattataatttttattccaattCCAGCATGTATGAATTCACAACCACATCATGCGATCTTCTTGAAATTGGAGCAACAATCCGCAATGGGACTGCAATTCATCTTATTGAGTTTGGTATCGTACAGTTGTAATGTAAGTAAAGAACaacgtataatttataaattcttcTCTCTGTACttgatttttgcatatttgtGCTGAAATTATATGAATTGGCGTTCCATAGGGCCTATCGGttgacattattttattatgagtATGAAACATATCTAGAAAGGTTTCATgataaaaaagtcattttgtGAAGTTGGACATGGGGATTTTAAGTGGTTATTTGTTTTAGGATTTCTggtcataatttttagagGTTTTGTATTAATATGATGTTGGTACTATTAAAGTCGTGTATATATCAACGATGGCTTCTGCAACTACATAATTCTAACGTATAAGAGATTATCCTCAACATGTTCaagatgttatttttttgttctacTATTAAGTACAGTATATACGGGGGGTTTGTACTGGAAACTGCATCAATCGTATTTgcaaaaactataattttaatttcaaacccCTATACCTACTCTTAATACGATTTGAAAATCTAAATAGGGAATGTTATATAAAATCATCCAATATCAGAGATAATTGAACAACGCAATAATTTAGGAATAACGTCGCATTCCATTCAAATAAGAAACTTGACCCCCTGCCCtatttaaaagaagaaatgCTTTCCTGTATAACTTGTTGGAAGTAGTGCcttcttgaaaatattaattaattaaaacaaatgagtgtatttggtaattttaaattcttccaTCAAAATAATGGGAATCGAAGATTTCTCGTCCGTGACCCATCATTAGATCGTTCTTCTGGGAAACCTCTATGGGAATTGTATGCGTTGCCACTTCGC
It includes:
- the CNPYb gene encoding protein canopy 4 is translated as MLYFRGRFTILIFSIIIVNVNALNEEDEGVKYANRCEVCKILAIELQSRLEETGKTHDVIETGYSLDDIKPKKKKEYKKSELRLIESLDGVCDRILEYNIHKEREDSTRFAKGMSQTFQTLHGLVNKGVKVELGIPYELWDKPSVEVTNMKTQCETLLEDNEAFIEEWYFQHENGGEPLKTYLCEKIVLKGQDTKCLKEHLKGDTDEEKPKIDKISKKKNRKENSDSTTEKHEL
- the mRpS33 gene encoding small ribosomal subunit protein mS33, with the translated sequence MSNYVKYSDLMKQTTEYARRMTRLSNRIFGEPVRPTNQKSMKVVKLFSEHPVNLRRDVYAYYPRHVETGKLMMKLRYYGLYRDEHQDFKEEMERMRVLRGKVTTKRQPGGSKK
- the ENGase gene encoding uncharacterized protein ENGase, with translation MIPSFTQCRPIVKYSDIEDCLTNPPEWVKQVQPLRERSSHIIKNALSDCHCTDNMFGLRPRIDYRTAPKTLVCHDYKGGYLADSYVPFDDFEDKTLASDGYTFYNWSQIDYFVYFSHYFITIPPLAWINAGHRNGVKVLGTIITENQDGVKICNEEIFNNHDQMKEFVYRLTEIQKMFGFDGWLLNIENSVQNPELLRDFVEILTLQTHQQSSENVIIWYDSVTRDGNLKWQDQLNNLNRCFFDCCDGIFLNYSWNEEKLQNTAALARARQFDVFVGVDVFGRNMFGGGQFNTYKAAQIIRKYNLSMAIFAPGWTHETMTKTDEKANFCTFLNRDDALWATLWPYLYTHPINDFFETDFHIGLDFNNYNLYIQKLQTSRVLSPEDLTSFTDFPHNNISDCYCLKRAYWNSRNVCCISDEKLSEKNILGKFIHRLFSCDIKLSGRIGAFCLTKKLNVAESTVVDISMLTCFKSGSVRTVHLLGQRKALPVDNSSCLEVTPLTDKEVIYNNYLNNIAKRFFKVLSKSKDKGSIILSMYEFTTTSCDLLEIGATIRNGTAIHLIEFGIVQL